One part of the Podarcis muralis chromosome 3, rPodMur119.hap1.1, whole genome shotgun sequence genome encodes these proteins:
- the SNX17 gene encoding sorting nexin-17 isoform X3, producing MHFSIPETESRAADGANAAYVAYNIHVNGVLHCQVRYSQLLGLHEQLRKEYGANVVPAFPPKKIFTLTPLEVEQRREQLEKYMQAVRQDPLLGGSEIFNSFLRKAQQETQQIPTEEVQLEVLLSNGQTVKVNLLTSDQTEDVLEAVASKLDLPEDLIGYFHLFLVREAKDGAFSFIRKLQEFELPYVSVTSLRNPEYKILLRKSYWDSAYDDDVMEQRVGLNLLYAQPQDSSPFPFQTVADIERGWILANKEQHRQLKSLQEKVSKKEFIRLAQTLKYYGYLKFDPCVTDFPEKGCHVIVGAGNSELNFQVKLPSDQIKEGSFKVTRMRCWRVTSSVPVHNGTSGPAGSKTEVKLELAFEYLMSKDRLQWVTITSPQAIMLSICLQSMVDELMVKKSGGSIRKMFRRRANGALQRSDSQQAVKSPPLLSKLSSVSLRAISHSSSATDIGANDFHGNYAFEGIGDEDL from the exons ATGCACTTCTCCATCCCCGAGACCGAGAGCCGCGCCGCGGACGGCGCCAACGCCGCCTACGTG GCCTACAACATCCATGTCAACGGCGTCTTGCACTGCCAGGTGCGCTACAGCCAGCTGCTGGGCCTGCATGAACAG CTCCGGAAGGAGTATGGGGCCAACGTGGTGCCCGCCTTCCCCCCCAAGAAGATCTTCACCCTCACCCCCCTGGAGGTGGAGCAGCGGCGGGAGCAGCTAGAGAAATACATGCAGGCAG TGCGCCAGGACCCCTTGCTGGGAGGCAGCGAGATCTTCAACAGCTTCCTGCGCAAGGCTCAGCAG GAGACCCAGCAGATCCCCACAGAGGAGGTGCAGCTGGAGGTGCTGCTGTCCAATGGACAGACCGTCAAGGTCAACCTCCTCACCTCGGACCAGACGGAGGACGTCCTGGAG GCCGTAGCCTCCAAGCTGGACCTGCCAGAGGACCTGATAGGCTACTTCCACCTCTTCCTGGTGCGAGAAGCCAAGGACGGGGCCTTTTCCT TCATCCGGAAGCTGCAGGAGTTTGAGCTGCCCTATGTGTCCGTCACCAGCCTCCGCAACCCCGAGTACAAGATCCTTTTGCGCAAGAG CTACTGGGACTCCGCCTACGACGATGACGTGATGGAGCAGCGGGTGGGGCTGAACCTGCTCTATGCCCAG CCCCAAgattcctctcctttccccttccagaCGGTGGCCGACATTGAGAGGGGCTGGATCCTGGCAAACAAAGAGCAGCATCGCCAGCTGAAGTCCCTGCAGGAGAAAGTCTCCAAGAAGGAG TTCATCCGCCTGGCGCAGACGCTCAAGTATTACGGCTATCTCAAGTTTGACCCCTGCGTGACGGACTTCCCCGAGAAGGGCTGCCACGTCATTGTGGGCGCCGGGAACAGTGAGCTGAACTTCCAGGTCAAGCTGCCCAGCGACCAGATCAAGGAGGGCAGCTTCAAAGTGACGCGCATGCGCTGCTGGAGGGTCACGTCCTCA GTCCCTGTGCACAACGGGACGTCCGGCCCAGCAGGCAGCAAGACGGAGGTGAAGCTGGAGTTGGCTTTTGAGTACCTGATGAGCAAGGACCGCCTGCAATGGGTCACCATCACCAGCCCCCAG gcgATAATGTTGAGCATCTGCTTGCAGTCGATGGTGGATGAGCTGATGGTGAAGAAGTCCGGGGGCAGCATCCGCAAG atgttTCGCCGGCGAGCCAATGGAGCCCTGCAGCGCTCCGACAGCCAGCAAGCCGTGAAGTCCCCCCCTCTCCTG agCAAGCTCAGCTCGGTCAGCCTGAGGGCCATCAGCCATTCCAGCTCCGCCACCGACATCGGGGCGAACGATTTCCATGGCAACTACGCCTTTGAGGGCATCGGCGATGAGGACCTGTGA
- the SNX17 gene encoding sorting nexin-17 isoform X1 — protein MHFSIPETESRAADGANAAYVAYNIHVNGVLHCQVRYSQLLGLHEQLRKEYGANVVPAFPPKKIFTLTPLEVEQRREQLEKYMQAVRQDPLLGGSEIFNSFLRKAQQETQQIPTEEVQLEVLLSNGQTVKVNLLTSDQTEDVLEAVASKLDLPEDLIGYFHLFLVREAKDGAFSFIRKLQEFELPYVSVTSLRNPEYKILLRKSYWDSAYDDDVMEQRVGLNLLYAQPQDSSPFPFQTVADIERGWILANKEQHRQLKSLQEKVSKKEFIRLAQTLKYYGYLKFDPCVTDFPEKGCHVIVGAGNSELNFQVKLPSDQIKEGSFKVTRMRCWRVTSSVPVHNGTSGPAGSKTEVKLELAFEYLMSKDRLQWVTITSPQAIMLSICLQSMVDELMVKKSGGSIRKMFRRRANGALQRSDSQQAVKSPPLLDSPDSSRDSLTKVASKLSSVSLRAISHSSSATDIGANDFHGNYAFEGIGDEDL, from the exons ATGCACTTCTCCATCCCCGAGACCGAGAGCCGCGCCGCGGACGGCGCCAACGCCGCCTACGTG GCCTACAACATCCATGTCAACGGCGTCTTGCACTGCCAGGTGCGCTACAGCCAGCTGCTGGGCCTGCATGAACAG CTCCGGAAGGAGTATGGGGCCAACGTGGTGCCCGCCTTCCCCCCCAAGAAGATCTTCACCCTCACCCCCCTGGAGGTGGAGCAGCGGCGGGAGCAGCTAGAGAAATACATGCAGGCAG TGCGCCAGGACCCCTTGCTGGGAGGCAGCGAGATCTTCAACAGCTTCCTGCGCAAGGCTCAGCAG GAGACCCAGCAGATCCCCACAGAGGAGGTGCAGCTGGAGGTGCTGCTGTCCAATGGACAGACCGTCAAGGTCAACCTCCTCACCTCGGACCAGACGGAGGACGTCCTGGAG GCCGTAGCCTCCAAGCTGGACCTGCCAGAGGACCTGATAGGCTACTTCCACCTCTTCCTGGTGCGAGAAGCCAAGGACGGGGCCTTTTCCT TCATCCGGAAGCTGCAGGAGTTTGAGCTGCCCTATGTGTCCGTCACCAGCCTCCGCAACCCCGAGTACAAGATCCTTTTGCGCAAGAG CTACTGGGACTCCGCCTACGACGATGACGTGATGGAGCAGCGGGTGGGGCTGAACCTGCTCTATGCCCAG CCCCAAgattcctctcctttccccttccagaCGGTGGCCGACATTGAGAGGGGCTGGATCCTGGCAAACAAAGAGCAGCATCGCCAGCTGAAGTCCCTGCAGGAGAAAGTCTCCAAGAAGGAG TTCATCCGCCTGGCGCAGACGCTCAAGTATTACGGCTATCTCAAGTTTGACCCCTGCGTGACGGACTTCCCCGAGAAGGGCTGCCACGTCATTGTGGGCGCCGGGAACAGTGAGCTGAACTTCCAGGTCAAGCTGCCCAGCGACCAGATCAAGGAGGGCAGCTTCAAAGTGACGCGCATGCGCTGCTGGAGGGTCACGTCCTCA GTCCCTGTGCACAACGGGACGTCCGGCCCAGCAGGCAGCAAGACGGAGGTGAAGCTGGAGTTGGCTTTTGAGTACCTGATGAGCAAGGACCGCCTGCAATGGGTCACCATCACCAGCCCCCAG gcgATAATGTTGAGCATCTGCTTGCAGTCGATGGTGGATGAGCTGATGGTGAAGAAGTCCGGGGGCAGCATCCGCAAG atgttTCGCCGGCGAGCCAATGGAGCCCTGCAGCGCTCCGACAGCCAGCAAGCCGTGAAGTCCCCCCCTCTCCTG GATTCGCCCGACAGCAGCCGGGACTCCCTCACGAAGGTTGCG agCAAGCTCAGCTCGGTCAGCCTGAGGGCCATCAGCCATTCCAGCTCCGCCACCGACATCGGGGCGAACGATTTCCATGGCAACTACGCCTTTGAGGGCATCGGCGATGAGGACCTGTGA
- the SNX17 gene encoding sorting nexin-17 isoform X2, translated as MHFSIPETESRAADGANAAYVAYNIHVNGVLHCQVRYSQLLGLHEQLRKEYGANVVPAFPPKKIFTLTPLEVEQRREQLEKYMQAVRQDPLLGGSEIFNSFLRKAQQETQQIPTEEVQLEVLLSNGQTVKVNLLTSDQTEDVLEAVASKLDLPEDLIGYFHLFLVREAKDGAFSFIRKLQEFELPYVSVTSLRNPEYKILLRKSYWDSAYDDDVMEQRVGLNLLYAQTVADIERGWILANKEQHRQLKSLQEKVSKKEFIRLAQTLKYYGYLKFDPCVTDFPEKGCHVIVGAGNSELNFQVKLPSDQIKEGSFKVTRMRCWRVTSSVPVHNGTSGPAGSKTEVKLELAFEYLMSKDRLQWVTITSPQAIMLSICLQSMVDELMVKKSGGSIRKMFRRRANGALQRSDSQQAVKSPPLLDSPDSSRDSLTKVASKLSSVSLRAISHSSSATDIGANDFHGNYAFEGIGDEDL; from the exons ATGCACTTCTCCATCCCCGAGACCGAGAGCCGCGCCGCGGACGGCGCCAACGCCGCCTACGTG GCCTACAACATCCATGTCAACGGCGTCTTGCACTGCCAGGTGCGCTACAGCCAGCTGCTGGGCCTGCATGAACAG CTCCGGAAGGAGTATGGGGCCAACGTGGTGCCCGCCTTCCCCCCCAAGAAGATCTTCACCCTCACCCCCCTGGAGGTGGAGCAGCGGCGGGAGCAGCTAGAGAAATACATGCAGGCAG TGCGCCAGGACCCCTTGCTGGGAGGCAGCGAGATCTTCAACAGCTTCCTGCGCAAGGCTCAGCAG GAGACCCAGCAGATCCCCACAGAGGAGGTGCAGCTGGAGGTGCTGCTGTCCAATGGACAGACCGTCAAGGTCAACCTCCTCACCTCGGACCAGACGGAGGACGTCCTGGAG GCCGTAGCCTCCAAGCTGGACCTGCCAGAGGACCTGATAGGCTACTTCCACCTCTTCCTGGTGCGAGAAGCCAAGGACGGGGCCTTTTCCT TCATCCGGAAGCTGCAGGAGTTTGAGCTGCCCTATGTGTCCGTCACCAGCCTCCGCAACCCCGAGTACAAGATCCTTTTGCGCAAGAG CTACTGGGACTCCGCCTACGACGATGACGTGATGGAGCAGCGGGTGGGGCTGAACCTGCTCTATGCCCAG aCGGTGGCCGACATTGAGAGGGGCTGGATCCTGGCAAACAAAGAGCAGCATCGCCAGCTGAAGTCCCTGCAGGAGAAAGTCTCCAAGAAGGAG TTCATCCGCCTGGCGCAGACGCTCAAGTATTACGGCTATCTCAAGTTTGACCCCTGCGTGACGGACTTCCCCGAGAAGGGCTGCCACGTCATTGTGGGCGCCGGGAACAGTGAGCTGAACTTCCAGGTCAAGCTGCCCAGCGACCAGATCAAGGAGGGCAGCTTCAAAGTGACGCGCATGCGCTGCTGGAGGGTCACGTCCTCA GTCCCTGTGCACAACGGGACGTCCGGCCCAGCAGGCAGCAAGACGGAGGTGAAGCTGGAGTTGGCTTTTGAGTACCTGATGAGCAAGGACCGCCTGCAATGGGTCACCATCACCAGCCCCCAG gcgATAATGTTGAGCATCTGCTTGCAGTCGATGGTGGATGAGCTGATGGTGAAGAAGTCCGGGGGCAGCATCCGCAAG atgttTCGCCGGCGAGCCAATGGAGCCCTGCAGCGCTCCGACAGCCAGCAAGCCGTGAAGTCCCCCCCTCTCCTG GATTCGCCCGACAGCAGCCGGGACTCCCTCACGAAGGTTGCG agCAAGCTCAGCTCGGTCAGCCTGAGGGCCATCAGCCATTCCAGCTCCGCCACCGACATCGGGGCGAACGATTTCCATGGCAACTACGCCTTTGAGGGCATCGGCGATGAGGACCTGTGA